In Brevibacterium spongiae, a single genomic region encodes these proteins:
- a CDS encoding ArsR/SmtB family transcription factor, with protein sequence MLSEPPSATTKAGLMPTDEWLHSVRSLTSSKERLIIMQFLSQQDAGVFSSTIAEKTGIKATTLSRMLRDLEDLGFIHGDLAPTERRGRAVRYTLNPARIRTVLKDTAKHLNVKL encoded by the coding sequence ATGCTCTCTGAACCCCCGTCCGCCACCACGAAAGCAGGATTAATGCCCACCGACGAATGGCTACATTCCGTCCGCAGCCTCACCTCATCCAAGGAACGCCTCATCATCATGCAGTTCCTCAGCCAACAAGATGCCGGTGTGTTCTCATCGACGATCGCTGAGAAGACTGGAATCAAAGCAACCACGCTCTCCCGGATGCTCCGAGACCTCGAAGACCTCGGATTCATCCACGGTGACCTCGCCCCAACAGAGCGACGCGGCCGCGCAGTCCGGTACACGCTCAACCCGGCACGGATCCGCACGGTCCTCAAAGACACCGCGAAGCACCTCAACGT